A window from Chitinophagales bacterium encodes these proteins:
- a CDS encoding helix-turn-helix transcriptional regulator yields MNEGILYIGASQCVFAAFVLLMRQHKATHEKILLWWLLVMALKFFVLILKLYHDEYFDAEFATGLIPFTFGPFMYLYTRFLTDDDARFKFLDLKHFLPFLISTIVYFGYCRERVSFAESTYLANDEHLWIRALFAVGIIGSVVVYSTLTSVQIRLFFKNFRHKFSFESGKQRIYWLRFVNITFIVSNGVFLFAGGWNAVHYQKVFNLDFLSGVGLILLAYAVSYFGMQEKGLFHTSVRRETTSPFTISHEEQLQTTKELKTILEENHITASKNLEENIDIETIEENAIPNSDSIAKKPLVSEPEMERVIERLLAFMDAEKPYRNPELTIQDLADKINIQKHHLTFIINTGLHKNFFNFVNEYRVEEFKQRVANPNFNHLTLLAIAFDSGFNSKSSFNNIFKNITGQTPSEYKKTIDGK; encoded by the coding sequence ATGAACGAGGGAATTTTATACATAGGAGCATCGCAATGCGTTTTTGCCGCATTTGTATTGCTTATGCGCCAGCATAAAGCCACACACGAAAAAATATTGTTGTGGTGGCTGCTGGTTATGGCACTAAAATTCTTTGTGCTTATTTTAAAACTTTACCACGATGAGTATTTCGATGCCGAATTCGCCACCGGACTCATCCCCTTCACGTTTGGCCCATTCATGTATTTATACACTCGTTTTTTAACCGATGACGATGCTCGTTTTAAGTTCTTAGACCTTAAACATTTTCTACCCTTTCTTATCAGCACCATTGTTTATTTCGGCTATTGCCGCGAGCGGGTGTCGTTTGCCGAAAGCACTTATCTGGCAAACGATGAACACCTATGGATTCGCGCCTTGTTTGCCGTTGGTATTATTGGTTCGGTAGTGGTGTATAGCACGCTTACTTCGGTGCAAATACGTTTGTTTTTCAAAAATTTTCGCCATAAGTTTTCGTTTGAATCGGGGAAACAACGCATTTACTGGCTGCGTTTTGTAAACATTACTTTTATTGTTAGCAATGGTGTGTTTCTATTTGCCGGAGGCTGGAATGCCGTGCACTACCAAAAAGTATTTAACCTCGACTTTCTTTCTGGCGTGGGCCTAATTTTATTGGCGTATGCCGTTAGTTATTTTGGCATGCAGGAAAAAGGATTGTTTCACACATCGGTACGCAGAGAAACCACATCGCCATTTACCATAAGCCATGAAGAACAACTGCAAACCACCAAAGAATTAAAAACCATCTTAGAAGAAAACCACATTACCGCCAGCAAAAATTTAGAAGAGAATATTGATATTGAAACTATTGAAGAAAATGCCATACCCAACAGCGATTCCATTGCTAAAAAACCTTTGGTAAGCGAACCCGAAATGGAGCGTGTAATTGAGCGCCTGCTTGCATTTATGGATGCCGAAAAACCTTATAGAAATCCCGAACTTACTATACAAGATTTAGCCGATAAAATAAATATACAAAAGCATCACCTTACCTTTATTATCAATACAGGCTTGCATAAAAACTTCTTCAATTTTGTAAACGAATACAGAGTAGAAGAGTTTAAGCAAAGGGTTGCCAATCCTAATTTCAACCACCTTACTTTGCTTGCAATTGCTTTCGATAGTGGTTTCAATTCCAAATCTTCTTTCAATAATATTTTCAAAAACATTACGGGGCAGACACCTTCGGAATACAAAAAAACAATAGATGGTAAATAG
- a CDS encoding squalene synthase, translated as MSTVLKNLPHTTKELIALLKIQGSSSSDVDLRAAAFQMADIEFCYAALNKVSRSFAVVIQQLPAALRNPVCIFYLTLRGLDTIEDDMNLPLPQKLHLLQNFYKQCGNESLQLENIGDTPDYRLLLLHYYKVARAFNKLEPKYREVITDICRKMGDGMAQFATSKLHTQDDYNLYCHYVAGLVGYGLSGLFSASGKEDTQLKNQLGISNAMGLMLQKTNIIRDYFEDLLQQRIFWYSEVWQKYTDDFSWFSKNPQHPKSLACLNELVVDALTHVQDCFTYLRLLQNKEVFRFCAIPQAMALATLAEVYNNAAVFTSTVKIRKPQAASIMVYTNDMSDFQKFAEQALSLIESKTTSNTPLGAQVLSQVAAIKTTLYKPQPYQWETPATITIEQTVFF; from the coding sequence ATGAGTACTGTACTAAAAAATTTGCCACACACCACCAAAGAACTAATTGCTTTGTTAAAAATACAAGGGAGCAGTTCGAGCGATGTAGATTTAAGAGCAGCAGCATTTCAAATGGCCGATATAGAATTTTGCTATGCTGCATTGAATAAAGTATCGCGCTCGTTTGCAGTAGTTATTCAGCAATTACCTGCAGCATTGCGCAATCCAGTTTGTATTTTTTACCTCACCCTGCGCGGTTTAGATACTATTGAAGACGATATGAATTTGCCGCTGCCGCAGAAACTGCACCTGCTGCAAAATTTCTACAAGCAGTGCGGCAACGAATCGTTGCAACTCGAAAATATTGGCGATACGCCCGATTACCGTTTGTTGCTGCTGCATTATTACAAAGTGGCGCGGGCATTCAATAAGTTGGAACCCAAGTACCGTGAAGTTATTACAGATATTTGCCGCAAAATGGGCGATGGTATGGCACAATTTGCCACAAGCAAGTTGCATACGCAAGACGACTACAACTTGTACTGTCACTATGTTGCAGGTTTGGTTGGCTATGGGCTTTCTGGTTTATTTTCGGCTTCGGGTAAAGAAGACACACAATTAAAAAACCAACTCGGCATTTCTAATGCTATGGGTTTAATGCTTCAAAAAACAAACATTATACGCGATTATTTTGAAGACCTTTTGCAGCAGCGTATTTTTTGGTATAGCGAAGTATGGCAAAAATATACCGATGATTTTTCGTGGTTCAGCAAAAACCCACAGCACCCAAAATCGTTGGCCTGCTTAAACGAATTAGTGGTCGATGCACTTACGCATGTGCAGGATTGTTTTACGTATTTGCGGTTGTTGCAAAACAAAGAGGTGTTTAGGTTTTGCGCTATTCCGCAGGCTATGGCGCTGGCTACTTTGGCAGAGGTTTACAACAATGCGGCTGTGTTTACCTCTACGGTAAAAATTCGCAAGCCGCAAGCGGCATCTATTATGGTTTACACCAACGATATGAGCGATTTTCAAAAGTTTGCAGAGCAGGCGCTATCGCTAATTGAGAGCAAAACCACTTCTAATACACCATTGGGTGCGCAGGTGCTGAGCCAAGTGGCTGCAATAAAAACCACACTGTACAAACCGCAGCCTTACCAATGGGAAACACCTGCTACCATTACAATTGAACAAACAGTTTTCTTTTAG
- a CDS encoding aromatic amino acid lyase: MITIGESPLTLQQVEQVLFENVAVEIPESVLKRAEANFNFLREFSSDKVIYGINTGFGPMAQYKIPYAERLSLQYNLIRSHAGGSGKPIAPEFSKAMLLDRLSTLACCKSGIHPDLLKLIAAMLNRNLLPVIYEHGGVGASGDLVQLAHMALAIIGEGEIFYNGKITPAAEVFEAEKLTSFAIRLREGLALMNGTSCMTGIALVNIIRVKKLVNWSVLFSATINEIFRAYNDHISESLNAAKLHSGQAAIAAALRSVLAQSTLIRSRHEYLYTSTDETHFKEKVQEYYSLRCTPQIIGPVWDTLLQAEQTILNELNSVSDNPIVDDASQNVFHGGNFHGDYVALEMDKLKMAVTKLSMLAERQLNYLLNDKLNGKLPPFINNAVIGLNFGIQGIQYTATSTVAENQSLSTPVYVHSIPSNNDNQDIVSMGSNAALMAARVIENTFEVLSVHALAIAEAIDSLGLGGQLSPQPTLFYKGIRKVMPAIAKDAPSFKALRAIQLYLKEENIAVV, from the coding sequence ATGATTACCATAGGAGAGTCCCCTTTAACGTTGCAGCAAGTTGAGCAAGTTTTATTTGAAAATGTAGCCGTAGAAATACCCGAATCTGTACTAAAGCGCGCTGAAGCCAATTTCAATTTTTTGCGGGAGTTTTCTTCCGATAAAGTTATTTACGGAATAAATACAGGCTTTGGGCCAATGGCACAGTATAAAATTCCTTATGCAGAGCGCCTTTCGCTTCAATATAACCTAATACGCAGCCATGCCGGAGGCAGTGGAAAGCCCATTGCGCCAGAGTTCTCAAAAGCCATGTTGCTAGATAGGCTTTCTACTTTGGCGTGTTGCAAAAGCGGTATCCACCCGGATTTGCTAAAGTTGATTGCAGCCATGCTGAATCGCAATCTATTGCCCGTAATTTATGAACATGGTGGCGTAGGTGCCAGTGGCGATTTGGTGCAGTTGGCACACATGGCGCTTGCTATTATTGGTGAGGGCGAAATTTTTTACAATGGTAAAATTACACCTGCTGCAGAAGTGTTTGAAGCCGAAAAACTCACCTCTTTTGCCATACGGTTGCGCGAAGGTTTAGCGCTTATGAATGGCACTTCGTGTATGACGGGAATTGCTCTTGTAAACATAATTCGAGTAAAGAAATTGGTTAATTGGAGTGTACTGTTTTCTGCCACTATAAATGAAATTTTTAGAGCCTATAACGATCATATTTCGGAGTCGCTCAATGCTGCTAAACTTCACAGTGGGCAAGCAGCCATTGCTGCGGCATTAAGGAGTGTATTGGCGCAGAGCACGCTCATTCGCAGCCGCCATGAGTATTTATATACTTCTACCGATGAAACACATTTTAAGGAAAAAGTTCAGGAGTATTATTCTTTGCGTTGCACACCTCAAATAATAGGTCCTGTGTGGGATACACTTCTGCAAGCCGAACAAACAATTCTAAACGAGTTAAATTCGGTAAGCGATAACCCGATTGTGGACGATGCTTCGCAGAATGTTTTTCATGGAGGAAATTTTCATGGCGATTATGTGGCGCTCGAAATGGATAAGCTTAAAATGGCAGTTACCAAACTTTCTATGCTGGCAGAGCGCCAGCTCAATTATTTACTCAACGATAAATTGAATGGCAAGCTGCCTCCGTTTATCAATAACGCAGTAATTGGTTTAAACTTTGGCATACAAGGCATTCAATATACGGCCACATCTACTGTGGCTGAAAACCAATCGCTTTCAACGCCCGTTTATGTACACAGCATTCCTAGCAACAACGATAACCAAGATATTGTAAGCATGGGTAGCAATGCAGCGCTCATGGCGGCACGCGTAATAGAAAACACTTTTGAAGTGTTGAGCGTGCATGCTTTAGCCATTGCCGAAGCCATAGATAGCCTTGGGCTTGGTGGGCAGCTTTCGCCACAGCCAACGTTGTTTTACAAGGGCATAAGAAAGGTAATGCCCGCTATTGCTAAAGATGCGCCTTCGTTTAAGGCGTTGCGGGCAATTCAACTATATTTAAAAGAGGAAAACATAGCAGTGGTATAG
- a CDS encoding DUF2147 domain-containing protein — translation MKRTFSVMAFMFLSLLLFAKIRGDKEKILGYWMNEEHDIIIYIFEDANNLFQGKIVWLKDSLDEYDNYKRDVMNSNSKLRSRKLIGTNILCDYKYDAGDKEWESGRIYNFENGNTYRSKMWINEEGVLRVRGHWWILWFLSKTKSWTKSIPPELLHAVARRK, via the coding sequence ATGAAACGCACTTTTTCTGTAATGGCATTTATGTTTCTTTCTCTCCTGCTTTTTGCAAAAATACGAGGCGATAAAGAAAAGATACTTGGCTACTGGATGAATGAAGAGCACGATATTATTATCTATATTTTTGAAGATGCCAACAACCTTTTTCAAGGTAAAATTGTGTGGTTGAAAGATTCCTTAGATGAATACGACAACTATAAGCGCGATGTAATGAATAGCAACTCTAAATTGCGCTCCCGAAAACTAATTGGCACAAACATACTTTGCGATTACAAATACGATGCAGGAGATAAAGAATGGGAAAGTGGCAGAATTTACAATTTTGAAAACGGAAATACCTACCGCAGCAAAATGTGGATTAACGAGGAAGGAGTATTGCGTGTGCGCGGGCATTGGTGGATTTTATGGTTTTTAAGCAAAACTAAAAGCTGGACCAAATCTATTCCTCCCGAACTGCTCCATGCCGTAGCACGAAGAAAATAA
- a CDS encoding HIT family protein, whose amino-acid sequence MASIFSKIVAGEIPCYKIAEDEKHLAFLDVFPLVKGHVLVIPKQEVDKYFDLDDNTIVSLNLFAKKVAIALEKAIPCKRVGVAIIGLEVPHVHIHLVPLNAMRDIDFTQPKQKFAPEEMDAVAASIRQYLTS is encoded by the coding sequence ATGGCATCTATTTTTTCTAAAATTGTTGCAGGCGAAATTCCTTGCTATAAAATTGCTGAAGACGAAAAGCACTTGGCATTCTTAGATGTTTTTCCTTTAGTGAAGGGGCATGTGTTGGTTATTCCCAAGCAAGAAGTAGATAAGTATTTTGATTTAGATGACAACACCATCGTTTCGCTCAACTTGTTTGCAAAAAAAGTAGCCATTGCATTAGAAAAAGCAATTCCGTGTAAGAGAGTAGGCGTTGCCATTATTGGGTTAGAAGTACCGCATGTACACATTCATTTAGTACCGTTGAATGCCATGCGCGACATAGATTTTACGCAGCCAAAGCAAAAATTTGCACCCGAAGAAATGGATGCTGTGGCAGCAAGCATTAGGCAATATTTAACCTCCTGA
- the ribD gene encoding bifunctional diaminohydroxyphosphoribosylaminopyrimidine deaminase/5-amino-6-(5-phosphoribosylamino)uracil reductase RibD, translating to MNAHEIYMHRCLLLAQNGLGNVAPNPLVGAVLVHNQTIIGEGWHRQYGAAHAEVNCIQSVKPELRHLIAESTLYVNLEPCNHTGKTPPCTLLVLEQQIKKVVVGSTDPNPLVAGSGIARLRQAGVEVIENILPQECAVLNRRFFTFHQKKRPFVIVKMAQSANGFMAPKGKQQQWLTNDISKQLSHRWRSQEAAILIGKNTALIDNPQLTTRLWKGRNPLRILVDKKNEVPDSSNIFSTDANTLVFNQTHSLQKEHIELQQIEFTQNVPEQILHQLFLRNIQSVIVEGGPATAHAFLQANVADEVRLITAPCLLANGIATPVFSGNLREQFYLQQDMIQVFNLSS from the coding sequence GTGAATGCACACGAAATATACATGCACCGATGCCTGCTACTGGCGCAAAACGGCTTAGGAAACGTAGCTCCCAATCCATTAGTGGGAGCCGTGTTGGTGCATAACCAAACTATTATTGGAGAAGGCTGGCATAGGCAATATGGTGCTGCTCATGCAGAGGTAAATTGCATTCAATCTGTAAAACCGGAACTGCGCCATCTTATTGCAGAAAGCACACTGTATGTAAATTTAGAACCTTGCAACCACACCGGAAAAACACCGCCTTGTACACTGCTGGTATTAGAGCAGCAAATTAAAAAAGTAGTAGTTGGCAGTACCGACCCCAACCCATTGGTGGCAGGCTCCGGCATTGCTCGCTTGCGCCAAGCAGGAGTAGAAGTTATAGAAAACATTCTACCGCAAGAATGTGCTGTACTCAACCGCAGGTTCTTTACTTTTCATCAAAAAAAACGCCCGTTTGTAATTGTAAAAATGGCGCAAAGTGCCAATGGCTTTATGGCACCAAAGGGCAAACAACAGCAATGGCTTACCAACGATATTTCTAAACAATTAAGCCACCGCTGGCGCAGCCAAGAAGCGGCAATTCTTATAGGAAAAAATACAGCACTTATAGATAATCCGCAACTCACCACTCGCCTCTGGAAAGGCCGTAACCCTTTGCGTATTCTTGTTGATAAAAAAAACGAAGTACCCGATTCGAGCAATATTTTTAGCACCGATGCCAACACCTTGGTTTTTAACCAAACACATTCACTGCAAAAGGAACATATAGAGCTACAGCAAATTGAGTTTACACAAAATGTGCCTGAGCAAATACTGCATCAACTCTTTTTAAGGAATATACAATCGGTAATTGTAGAGGGCGGCCCTGCTACCGCACATGCTTTTTTACAAGCAAATGTTGCAGACGAAGTGCGCCTAATTACCGCACCTTGCTTATTAGCAAATGGAATTGCCACTCCGGTTTTTTCCGGGAATTTACGCGAGCAATTTTACCTGCAACAAGATATGATACAGGTATTTAATCTTTCTTCATAA
- a CDS encoding geranylgeranylglyceryl/heptaprenylglyceryl phosphate synthase, with protein sequence MSLLESFSNGKKKLAVLIDPDNYNEHSLKYIVELAESNKVAYWLVGGSLLYGSNFESTIKFLKTNSVIPVVIFPGNSFQVSGNADGILFLSLVSGRNATYLIEQQVIAAPAVKQANIEVIPTAYILVEGGKTSTTSYITQTIPIPADKPEIAATTALAASFLGMKAVYLEAGSGASNPVNAVMIEAVKNAVQLPVIAGGGIVNAATALAAFNAGADMVVVGNILERQPEVLNQIGAIL encoded by the coding sequence ATGAGTTTGCTCGAATCTTTTTCTAACGGAAAGAAAAAATTGGCGGTACTTATAGACCCGGATAATTACAACGAGCATTCCTTAAAATACATAGTTGAACTTGCCGAAAGCAATAAAGTTGCCTATTGGTTGGTGGGTGGCAGTTTATTATATGGTTCAAATTTTGAGAGCACAATAAAGTTTTTAAAAACAAACAGTGTGATTCCGGTAGTTATATTTCCGGGAAATTCATTTCAAGTAAGCGGAAATGCCGATGGTATATTGTTTTTAAGCCTTGTAAGCGGACGAAATGCCACCTATTTAATTGAACAGCAAGTAATAGCTGCTCCTGCAGTAAAACAAGCAAACATAGAGGTAATTCCTACCGCTTATATTTTGGTAGAAGGCGGGAAAACATCTACCACTTCGTACATTACACAAACAATTCCTATTCCTGCCGATAAGCCTGAAATTGCTGCCACCACAGCCTTGGCAGCATCGTTTTTAGGCATGAAAGCAGTATATTTAGAAGCAGGCAGCGGAGCCTCCAACCCGGTAAATGCAGTTATGATTGAAGCCGTAAAAAATGCGGTGCAACTTCCGGTAATTGCCGGAGGAGGCATTGTGAATGCAGCAACAGCCTTGGCAGCATTTAATGCCGGAGCCGACATGGTAGTAGTTGGCAATATCTTAGAGCGCCAGCCTGAAGTTTTAAACCAAATAGGTGCTATTCTTTAA